A region of the Microbulbifer pacificus genome:
CGCCGGCGATAGGGATGACGCCGGTATGGCGGATCGAACCGCCGGTAAACACCGCGATATCAGTGGTGCCGCCACCGATATCCACCATGCACACACCCAGCTCTTTTTCATCGTCGGTCAACACCGCATAACTGGAAGCCAGCTGCTCGAGGATGATGTCTTCTACTTCCAGCCCACAGCGTCGGATGCACTTCTCGATGTTCTGTGCCGCGTTCACCGCACCACTAACCAGATGCACTTTGGCTTCCAGGCGCACGCCGGACATACCCAGCGGCTCCTTCACACCCTCCTGACTGTCAATCAGGTACTCCTGCGGCAGGGTGTGCAGGATTTTCTGGTCAGCGGGAATCGCCACCGCGCGCGCCGCATCGATTACCCGGTCCAGATCCTGCTGGGTCACTTCGCGATCCTTGATCGCCACAATTCCGTGACTGTTCAAACTGCGGATATGACTGCCGGCGATGCCCGCATACACAGAGTGAATCTCACAGCCCGCCATCAGCTCCGCTTCCTCGACCGCGCGCTGGATCGACTGCACCGTGGATTCGATATTCACCACCACGCCCCGTTTCATACCGGTGGAGCGATGAGAGCCGATACCGACGATATTCAGATCGCCATTTGCGGCCAACTCACCGACAATCGCCACGACCTTGGATGTACCGATATCCAGACCGACGATCATGCGTGGTTCAGTTGATTGTGTCATTGAATTTTCAACCTCGCTGGGCAGTCACGCCGACCCACATGTGACATGTCGGATCAGGGGAGCACCCACCTTTTTATCTGCCTGTTTTGTTGTCAGTTATCTGTTTTGTCTTTTTCTTTCCACTGCACCGCAACTGCATTGTTATAGCGGGTATCCACCCCCGCGATTTTCTGCAGATGCGGCGCCAGTACGCCGCGGGTCAGACGCAGGAAACGGCCCACCCGCTCCAGCAGTTCGTCATGTCCCAGTTGCAAGCGGATACCGCTTACCAACTCCAGTTGCCAGCCCGACAGGTCGTCAAATGACAGGCGGCGTACTTCCATATCCTTGGTGGTCAACAGCCCGGCCAGCGCTTGGTACTGGGCCATGATCCGCTCCACCAGCTCCGCGTCGCCGGCGAGTTCCGGCAAGCGCAGATCCGTTAAATTTTCCGGTCGCGGCAACAGTTCACCGTTCGCGATCAACAAGCGGTCGCCGCCCCAGATGGCGAGAGGCTCCGCCTCATCCACCACCACATCCACACCGTTCGGCCAACGGCGGCTCACCGAGGCATTAACGATCCACGGATTGCTCATCAGTGCCGCACGCATACCGTCGATATCCAGGGAGAAGAAACCGCGCCTCAGATAAGGCAGCAGAATTTCTTCCACCTCCCGTTCGGTCACCGCGCGAAACGGCGCTTTGACCCGCACATCTTCCAGCGCATCCACCCGGCTCAATTCCGCCGTCGGCACCTGTTGCCAGAGCCAGCGCGCGCCGTAACCGATACCCGCGGCCACTGCCAGTAACAACACACTCAACAGCACCACACGCAGCGGTCGCACAGGCGGCTCCGCATTCGGGTCCGGCAGTGCACGGGCACCACGCAGTGCCCGTTTACCCTTTGCCTGTTTCTGTCGCTGCGTCGAGGTCTCTCTGGCCACAATCTTATTTCTGTGCAGTTACTGTCCGGAGCCGGCTTTATCGCCCAGCTGTGCTTCCGCCAGTTGTTGCGCCAGCCCTCCAACATTGCCGGCACCCTGGGTCAGCACGATGTCACCAGGCTCCAGCAGGTCCGTGAGAATCGGCGGAACCTCTTCCACTTTTTCCACAAAAATCGGATCAATCTGACCGCGATTGCGAATACTGCGTGCCAGCGTACGGCCATCCGCACCGGGGATTACCGCTTCGCCCGCGCTATATACATCCAGCAATACCAGTTTGTCGACCTGCGAAAGCACCTGGACAAAATCCTCGAACAGATCGCGTGTGCGCGTGTAGCGATGGGGCTGGTATACCATCACCAGGCGACGCTCCGGCCAACCGTCGCGCACGGTTTTGATGGTTGCAGCCACTTCCCGCGGGTGATGGCCGTAGTCGTCCACCAGCATGACCTTTTCCGCGGCGGCATCCTCGCTTACCGGATACTCTCCGTAAATCTGGAAACGGCGACCGACGCCCTGGAAACCTTTCAATCCCTCGCAGATTGCCGCATCGCTGATCCCTTCTTCCGTGGCCACCGCAATCGCCGCGGTGGCATTCAGCACATTGTGAGTGCCAGGCACGTTGACGCAAACATCCAGGGTGCTGCCATCTGGACGGTGCACAGTAAAGAAACTGCGCAGGGGTTCCTGGCGCACTCCGCTGATGCGGAAGTCGTTGCCTTCGTCAAAACCGTATGTGGTCACCGGGCGCGCCAGTTTCGGGATGACCGACTGCACATTGGCATCGTCGCCACAGACCACCGCCAGACCGTAAAACGGCAGGTTCTGGATAAAGTCGATAAAGATCTGCTTTACCTTTTCAAAATCGCCACCGTAGGTTTCCATGTGGTCGGCGTCGATATTGGTCACAACCGTGACCATCGGTTGCAGATGCAGGAAAGAGGCATCGCTCTCGTCCGCTTCCGCGATAAGGTAACGCCCCGCGCCCAGCGCAGCATTGGCGCCCGCACTGTTCACCAGACCACCGATCACGAATGTCGGATCCTTGTCATCGGCGGCAAAAATTGACGCGATGAGGCTGGTGGTCGTGGTCTTGCCGTGGGTGCCCGCTACCGCAATGCCATAGCGGTAGCGCATCAGCTCGCCGAGCATTTCCGCGCGGCGCACGACCGGAATACGTTTTTCCCGCGCTGCGGTCAGCTCCGGGTTATCGCCATAAATCGCGGAGGAGTTCACCACCACATCCACATCATTGATGTTCTCGGCACTGTGACCGATCAGCACCTTGATACCGAGGCCGCGCAGGCGCTCGGTGACCTTGCTCTCGCGCAGGTCTGAGCCGGAAACCTCATACCCCTGATTCTGCAGGACTTCGGCAATACCACTCATACCCGCGCCGCCGACGCCGATAAAGTGTATCCGGCGGATGCGGCGCATGGCCGGTACCTGATAATTGCTCGCGCCGCCGTCACTCATACTTTTTCCAACACTCGTTTGATTCTGATTTTCGCGAGACATTTCAACACCCCATCTCTTCGCGACATACCGCCAACACGCGGTCGGTGGCATCAGGCCGGGCGACGCCGCGCGCGGCCTCCGCCATGGCCAATAATTTTTCCGGAGCGGCGAACAGCTCCTCGAGCAATGCCGCCAGCTGATCCGCGTCCAGCGCGTCCTGCTGGATTACGGTTGCCGCGCCGGCCTGCTGCAGCCATTCGCCATTTTTTGTCTGGTGATCGTCGATGGCGAACGGGAACGGCACCATGATGGCCCCCACACCCGCCGCCGCAATTTCCGAGACCGTGAGGGCGCCGGAGCGGCAGATCACCAAATCCGCCTGGCCGTAGGCCGCGGCCATATCCGCAATAAACGGCACAACTTCGGCGTCCACCCCTGCGCGCTCATAGGCTTCCTTCGCCACATCCAAGTGGCGCTGGCCCGCCTGGTGCAACACCTGCGGTCTCCTGGACTCATCCATTTTCGCCAGCGCCTGCGGCACCAGCTCGTTGATGGCCACGGCGCCGAGGCTGCCACCCAGTACCAGCAGCCGCAGCGGCCGCTGTTTGCCGACCCGTTCAACGGGCGCAGGCAGCGCGGCAATTTCCGCACGCACCGGATTTCCCACCAGCTGTGCAGAAGGCAATCCACTGGGGAAAGCCTCCAGCACCCGGCTGGCAATCTTCGCCAGCAGACGATTGGTAGTACCAGCCACCGCATTCTGTTCGTGAATAATCAGCGGAACGCCGCTGAGTCGTGCCGCCACGCCACCGGGACCTGTGGCAAAGCCACCGAAACCCAGTACTGCATCCGGCTGTACTGCCTTCACCACACTGCGCGCCTGCCAGATAGCGCGGCTGATCTGCAGCGGCGCCTTCAACAGGGCTGCTGAACCCTTGCCACGCACACCTTCCACGGTAATGAAGTGCAGTGGAATATCAGCCGCTGGAATCAGCTGTGATTCGATACCGCGCATGGTACCCAGCCATTCCACGGCGGCGCCCTGCGCCTGCAGCGCTTTCGCCACCGCGAGCGCCGGGAATACGTGACCACCGGTACCGCCGGCCATCACCAGAAATTTCTTGCCCGCGAAAGGCGTGGCGTTTGTGGATTGCTCCATCACGCAGCCTCCCCGGTTTTTCTGTCGCCCAGTTGCAGCGGATTGAAAATCGGCAACTGGCGGATTTTGGCGAGGCTGTCTTCCCCCGACTCCGCCTCGCTGTTCAGTTCATTCTGTGCACGCCAGGCGAGCGCGAACAGCGCAAAACACACCACCAGACTGGAGCCGCCGGAACTGACGAACGGCAGGGTCAGTCCCTTGGTGGGCAGCAGACCAGATGCCACACCCATGTTCACAAACGCCTGACCGGCGAACAGCACGGCAATGCCGAACACCAGCAGTGCAGTAAAAAATGCCTGTTTTGCCAGGGCCTTGCGCACCAGTCGCAGCAGCGACCAGGTCAGCGCAGCGTACAGGCCGATCACCACCACTCCGCCGAACATACCCCACTCTTCGGCCAGGATCGCAAACACGAAATCGGTGTGCGCCTCCGGCAGGTAAAACAACTTCTGCACACTATTGCCGAGACCAACCCCAAACCACTCACCACGCCCAAAGGCAATCAGCGACTGGGTCAGCTGGTACCCGCCGGCAAACTGCTCGCCCCAGGGGTCGAGAAATGTGGTCAAACGCTGCAGTCGGTAGGGACTGACCAGCGCCATCGCCACCAGGCCGCAGGCGGCGACGCCCACCAGCATAAACGTGTGCGGCAGACGCGCGCCGGCGAGAAAAACCATCGCCAGAGCGGTACCGGAAATCACAACCACCGAACCGAAATCCGGCTCCAGCAACAACAGCAGCGCCACAATGCCCAGTACGGAAATGGGGATCATGAAACTGCTCCAGTGCCGCAGTTTTTCATTGCGCCGGGTCAGGAAGCTCGCGAAAAACACCAGACAGCAGAACTTGGCGATCTCCGCCGGCTGAATGGTGATCGACCCCAGCGCAATCCAGCGCATACTGCCATTCACCGAGCGCCCGACACCGGGAATCAGTACCGCCAGCAACATACCCAACGCAAAAAACAGCAGCGTCCAGGACAGGTTGGACCAGGTGGCGAGCGAAATACGACTCACCAGCAGCGCACCGAATACGCCAGCGGCGAGAAACACCAGGTGGCGCTTGAGAAAATACCAGGGGTCGTTATACACATCCGCGGCAAACGCGATCGATGCGGATGCCACCATCACCACACCAATACTCGCCAGCGCCAGTACACAGAACGGGAGTACCCAGGCAAATTCATCTATCGGCTCGTTAGCCGCCTGCTTCAGTTCCGCTTTACTCATTCATCCCTCCCGCGCACTGCGCGCCGCTGGAGGACTGCACCAGTTCAGCGACTTCGCGCCGAAACACTTCACCGCGGTGCTCGAA
Encoded here:
- the ftsW gene encoding putative lipid II flippase FtsW, producing MSKAELKQAANEPIDEFAWVLPFCVLALASIGVVMVASASIAFAADVYNDPWYFLKRHLVFLAAGVFGALLVSRISLATWSNLSWTLLFFALGMLLAVLIPGVGRSVNGSMRWIALGSITIQPAEIAKFCCLVFFASFLTRRNEKLRHWSSFMIPISVLGIVALLLLLEPDFGSVVVISGTALAMVFLAGARLPHTFMLVGVAACGLVAMALVSPYRLQRLTTFLDPWGEQFAGGYQLTQSLIAFGRGEWFGVGLGNSVQKLFYLPEAHTDFVFAILAEEWGMFGGVVVIGLYAALTWSLLRLVRKALAKQAFFTALLVFGIAVLFAGQAFVNMGVASGLLPTKGLTLPFVSSGGSSLVVCFALFALAWRAQNELNSEAESGEDSLAKIRQLPIFNPLQLGDRKTGEAA
- a CDS encoding cell division protein FtsQ/DivIB, whose translation is MARETSTQRQKQAKGKRALRGARALPDPNAEPPVRPLRVVLLSVLLLAVAAGIGYGARWLWQQVPTAELSRVDALEDVRVKAPFRAVTEREVEEILLPYLRRGFFSLDIDGMRAALMSNPWIVNASVSRRWPNGVDVVVDEAEPLAIWGGDRLLIANGELLPRPENLTDLRLPELAGDAELVERIMAQYQALAGLLTTKDMEVRRLSFDDLSGWQLELVSGIRLQLGHDELLERVGRFLRLTRGVLAPHLQKIAGVDTRYNNAVAVQWKEKDKTDN
- the murC gene encoding UDP-N-acetylmuramate--L-alanine ligase; the encoded protein is MSDGGASNYQVPAMRRIRRIHFIGVGGAGMSGIAEVLQNQGYEVSGSDLRESKVTERLRGLGIKVLIGHSAENINDVDVVVNSSAIYGDNPELTAAREKRIPVVRRAEMLGELMRYRYGIAVAGTHGKTTTTSLIASIFAADDKDPTFVIGGLVNSAGANAALGAGRYLIAEADESDASFLHLQPMVTVVTNIDADHMETYGGDFEKVKQIFIDFIQNLPFYGLAVVCGDDANVQSVIPKLARPVTTYGFDEGNDFRISGVRQEPLRSFFTVHRPDGSTLDVCVNVPGTHNVLNATAAIAVATEEGISDAAICEGLKGFQGVGRRFQIYGEYPVSEDAAAEKVMLVDDYGHHPREVAATIKTVRDGWPERRLVMVYQPHRYTRTRDLFEDFVQVLSQVDKLVLLDVYSAGEAVIPGADGRTLARSIRNRGQIDPIFVEKVEEVPPILTDLLEPGDIVLTQGAGNVGGLAQQLAEAQLGDKAGSGQ
- the ftsA gene encoding cell division protein FtsA, coding for MTQSTEPRMIVGLDIGTSKVVAIVGELAANGDLNIVGIGSHRSTGMKRGVVVNIESTVQSIQRAVEEAELMAGCEIHSVYAGIAGSHIRSLNSHGIVAIKDREVTQQDLDRVIDAARAVAIPADQKILHTLPQEYLIDSQEGVKEPLGMSGVRLEAKVHLVSGAVNAAQNIEKCIRRCGLEVEDIILEQLASSYAVLTDDEKELGVCMVDIGGGTTDIAVFTGGSIRHTGVIPIAGDQVTNDIAMALRTPTPHAEELKIKYACALAKLAREGETIKVPSVGDRAPRDLSRQALAEVVEPRYDELFTLVQAELRRSGFEDLCAAGIVLTGGSSKMEGAVELAEEIFHMPVRLAVPQGIAGLTDIVSNPIYSTGVGLLMYALKSEENKRSRPRSVQRNENQWWDKVKHWFRGNL
- the murG gene encoding undecaprenyldiphospho-muramoylpentapeptide beta-N-acetylglucosaminyltransferase, with translation MEQSTNATPFAGKKFLVMAGGTGGHVFPALAVAKALQAQGAAVEWLGTMRGIESQLIPAADIPLHFITVEGVRGKGSAALLKAPLQISRAIWQARSVVKAVQPDAVLGFGGFATGPGGVAARLSGVPLIIHEQNAVAGTTNRLLAKIASRVLEAFPSGLPSAQLVGNPVRAEIAALPAPVERVGKQRPLRLLVLGGSLGAVAINELVPQALAKMDESRRPQVLHQAGQRHLDVAKEAYERAGVDAEVVPFIADMAAAYGQADLVICRSGALTVSEIAAAGVGAIMVPFPFAIDDHQTKNGEWLQQAGAATVIQQDALDADQLAALLEELFAAPEKLLAMAEAARGVARPDATDRVLAVCREEMGC